A genomic segment from Vagococcus zengguangii encodes:
- a CDS encoding DUF5590 domain-containing protein yields MYKKIMIALIALLVIIISGSVLIFVKSVQPHQQAEKQALAFAKKYIDLETVDEFYWFNRKETNFSLVGTTEKGSEIVAFIPESGDKIKVMKQKEGINYDQVISLIEKDYQPNKILRVNLGMIDDIPQWEVVVQNEDETLTYYLIGFESGKIISVIENV; encoded by the coding sequence ATGTATAAAAAAATAATGATCGCATTAATTGCGTTATTAGTGATAATTATTTCAGGCAGTGTCTTGATTTTTGTAAAATCAGTTCAACCTCACCAACAAGCAGAAAAACAAGCGCTGGCGTTTGCCAAAAAATATATCGATCTTGAAACAGTCGATGAATTCTATTGGTTTAATCGTAAGGAAACAAATTTTTCATTAGTAGGGACGACTGAAAAAGGTAGTGAAATCGTCGCGTTTATTCCCGAAAGTGGTGATAAAATTAAAGTCATGAAACAAAAAGAAGGCATTAATTATGACCAAGTGATTAGTTTGATTGAAAAAGACTACCAACCTAATAAAATATTACGAGTAAATTTAGGGATGATTGATGACATTCCGCAGTGGGAAGTCGTTGTTCAAAATGAAGATGAGACGTTAACCTATTATTTAATAGGATTCGAATCAGGTAAAATAATCTCAGTTATTGAAAATGTATAA
- a CDS encoding pyridoxal phosphate-dependent aminotransferase: protein MELSKRAKQLSPSATLATAQKAQDLKKTGVDVISLSLGQPDFVTPINVQQAAILSIENGEASFYAPSNGIYPLRQAIIDRIETDYGKRYELDEVVVTDGAKFALYALFQAVLNSEDEVIIPVPYWVSYAEQVKLAQGVPVFVETKESNQFKATVQDLEAARTDKTKLVIINSPSNPTGMLYSKEELEAIGNWAVKHDIYIVADEIYGKLIYNGYEFTSMIELSDAIRKQTFIINGVSKSYAMTGWRIGYVLGDKEVVKAINTINSQSISNCAAVSQYAAVEALSGPQNSVEEMRQSFEERLNTIYPLVAALPGVTIEKPKSAFYLYPNIRETLNLCGYENVTDFVNDLLEEAHVAVVSGEGFGTHDHIRISYATDIDTLKKGVERIASFIEKKQK, encoded by the coding sequence ATGGAATTATCTAAACGTGCTAAACAATTATCACCGTCTGCTACCTTAGCAACGGCTCAAAAAGCGCAAGACTTGAAGAAAACAGGGGTTGATGTGATTAGTTTGTCATTAGGACAACCAGATTTTGTAACGCCGATAAATGTTCAACAAGCAGCCATCTTATCAATTGAAAATGGAGAAGCAAGTTTTTATGCGCCATCTAACGGAATTTATCCATTGCGTCAAGCAATTATTGATCGAATTGAAACAGATTATGGCAAGCGATATGAACTAGATGAAGTAGTGGTGACGGACGGTGCCAAGTTTGCACTATACGCATTATTCCAAGCGGTATTAAATTCTGAAGACGAAGTGATAATTCCAGTTCCTTACTGGGTAAGTTACGCAGAACAAGTTAAATTAGCTCAAGGTGTGCCCGTCTTTGTTGAAACGAAAGAAAGCAACCAATTTAAAGCAACGGTCCAAGATTTGGAAGCTGCTAGGACGGACAAAACCAAATTAGTGATCATTAATTCTCCATCAAATCCAACAGGTATGCTTTATTCTAAAGAGGAACTAGAAGCAATCGGGAATTGGGCAGTTAAACACGATATTTATATTGTTGCGGATGAAATATACGGTAAGTTAATATACAACGGTTATGAATTTACTTCAATGATTGAATTATCTGATGCGATTAGAAAACAAACGTTCATCATCAATGGCGTATCAAAAAGCTATGCGATGACCGGTTGGAGAATCGGCTATGTTCTTGGAGACAAAGAAGTGGTTAAAGCGATTAACACTATAAACAGTCAATCAATTAGTAATTGTGCAGCGGTCAGTCAATACGCAGCGGTTGAAGCCTTGAGTGGACCGCAAAATTCAGTTGAAGAGATGCGTCAATCATTTGAAGAACGTTTGAATACAATTTATCCGCTAGTTGCAGCCTTGCCAGGTGTAACTATTGAAAAGCCTAAGAGCGCGTTTTACCTATACCCGAATATTCGTGAGACGCTAAATTTATGTGGGTATGAGAATGTCACAGATTTTGTGAATGATTTATTAGAAGAAGCCCATGTCGCGGTAGTAAGTGGCGAAGGATTTGGCACACACGATCACATCCGCATAAGCTATGCAACGGATATTGACACGTTAAAAAAAGGTGTTGAAAGAATTGCATCTTTTATTGAAAAAAAGCAAAAATAA
- the asnS gene encoding asparagine--tRNA ligase, translating into MERIRIIDSKDHVGEIVQIGGWIANKRSSGKIAFLQLRDGSAFFQGVVVKNEVPEEVFETAKGLSQETSVIVTGEIREDSRSKFGYEIGIQNIEVVGESNEYPITPKEHGTDFLMDNRHLWLRSSRQHAIMQIRNEIIRATYEFYNSRGFTKIDPPILTSSAPEGTTELFSTDYFGQDAYLSQTGQLYAEAAAMAFGKVFSFGPTFRAEKSKTRRHLTEFWMIEPEMAFVKHEESLQIQEQYVAFLVQSVLDNCDYALDVLGRDKDLLKTYTELPFPRISYDEAIELLNANGFDDIKWGDDFGSPHETYIANHFSKPVFITNYPKGIKPFYMPSPEDRDDVVICADLIAPEGYGEIIGGSERAIGYENMKQRIEDNNLSLDDYGWYLDLNKYGPVPHSGFGLGLERAVTWISGIEHIREASPFPRLLHRIYP; encoded by the coding sequence ATGGAAAGAATTCGTATTATTGATTCTAAAGACCACGTTGGCGAAATTGTACAAATTGGTGGTTGGATTGCGAATAAACGTTCAAGCGGTAAAATCGCTTTTCTACAATTACGTGACGGATCAGCCTTTTTCCAAGGGGTTGTCGTTAAAAATGAAGTACCTGAAGAGGTATTTGAAACAGCTAAAGGGTTAAGCCAAGAAACATCAGTTATCGTAACAGGTGAAATTCGTGAAGATTCACGTTCTAAGTTTGGTTACGAAATTGGTATTCAAAATATTGAAGTGGTAGGGGAAAGTAATGAGTACCCAATCACACCGAAAGAGCACGGGACAGACTTCTTAATGGACAACCGTCATTTATGGTTACGTTCAAGTCGTCAACATGCTATTATGCAAATTCGTAACGAAATTATTCGTGCGACATACGAATTTTACAATAGCCGTGGATTTACCAAAATTGATCCACCAATCTTAACAAGTAGTGCACCAGAAGGAACAACTGAATTATTCTCGACTGATTACTTCGGTCAAGATGCTTACCTTTCACAAACAGGTCAATTGTATGCTGAAGCAGCTGCAATGGCGTTTGGTAAAGTATTCTCATTCGGTCCAACTTTCCGTGCTGAAAAATCTAAAACACGTCGTCATTTGACAGAGTTCTGGATGATTGAACCTGAAATGGCGTTCGTCAAACATGAAGAAAGCTTACAAATTCAAGAGCAATATGTTGCCTTTTTAGTTCAATCAGTTTTAGATAACTGTGATTACGCTTTAGACGTTTTAGGTCGTGATAAAGACTTATTGAAAACTTATACAGAGTTACCATTCCCACGTATTTCATACGATGAGGCAATTGAATTATTAAATGCTAATGGCTTTGACGATATTAAATGGGGCGATGATTTTGGTTCGCCACATGAAACTTATATCGCGAACCATTTCAGTAAACCAGTTTTCATTACTAACTATCCTAAAGGAATTAAACCATTCTATATGCCTTCACCAGAAGACCGTGATGATGTTGTAATCTGTGCGGACTTAATTGCACCAGAAGGCTACGGTGAAATTATCGGTGGTAGTGAACGTGCAATTGGATACGAAAACATGAAACAACGTATTGAAGACAACAACCTAAGTTTAGACGACTATGGTTGGTACTTAGATCTAAATAAATACGGTCCAGTTCCTCACTCAGGATTTGGTCTAGGTTTAGAACGTGCCGTGACTTGGATTTCAGGGATTGAACATATTCGTGAAGCAAGTCCATTCCCACGTCTATTACACCGTATTTACCCATAG
- a CDS encoding GntR family transcriptional regulator, which yields MQLDKMSRKPLYEQVVYGIKQDILLGIIEADEKLPSVRELASQLLINPNTISKAYKQLEAEGVIMTIRGKGTFVARQETAQRDERKVESIKAKMKEVVIEAIYQNVEETELISWIKDIVSENGGMRNEG from the coding sequence GTGCAATTAGATAAGATGAGCCGAAAACCTTTGTATGAACAAGTCGTTTATGGCATAAAACAAGATATCTTATTAGGGATTATAGAGGCAGATGAAAAGTTACCGTCTGTTAGAGAACTGGCAAGTCAATTATTAATTAATCCTAATACCATTAGTAAGGCGTATAAACAACTAGAAGCTGAAGGGGTTATTATGACAATCCGTGGTAAAGGGACATTTGTTGCGAGACAAGAAACGGCGCAACGAGATGAACGTAAAGTTGAAAGTATTAAGGCTAAAATGAAAGAAGTCGTTATTGAAGCGATTTATCAAAATGTTGAAGAAACCGAATTAATCTCTTGGATAAAGGACATTGTGAGTGAGAATGGAGGAATGAGAAATGAAGGTTGA
- a CDS encoding ABC transporter ATP-binding protein: MKVEHLSKEIDQRLIIDDISFELKRGEIVGLIGRNGEGKTTLFRLLANHYNKTAGNVFINEENIDRHRDLYSQLFYIDSQYHSLNGMSPLQISKMYQELYPMFEADRFKNLVVRNELPLTKTYRTYSKGMQGLLQIILAICTNANYILLDEPLDGLDFYVKKQALQLLLSEVADHQKTLLISSHNLEELEYIIDRALIIKAGRLVKDYHLDEVKEAVKKVQMIFPNNELPSFVTEHAMIIERRGKVSVGIFAELTDEILKEISKYQPILFEELPISLEDVVASQVLDEAELNKSQQGGTSNE, encoded by the coding sequence ATGAAGGTTGAACATTTAAGTAAAGAAATTGATCAACGTCTAATTATAGATGATATAAGTTTTGAATTAAAAAGGGGAGAAATTGTTGGCCTGATTGGACGTAATGGGGAAGGAAAAACAACCCTCTTTCGCTTATTAGCGAATCACTATAATAAAACAGCTGGTAATGTGTTTATCAATGAAGAGAACATTGACCGCCATCGCGATTTATATAGTCAGCTATTTTATATTGATAGTCAATATCATAGCTTAAACGGTATGTCGCCTTTACAAATTTCTAAAATGTATCAAGAACTTTATCCGATGTTTGAAGCTGATAGATTTAAGAACTTGGTTGTAAGAAATGAATTGCCGTTAACGAAAACTTACCGAACTTATTCAAAAGGGATGCAGGGATTACTACAAATTATTTTAGCTATTTGTACGAATGCCAATTATATATTGCTTGACGAACCCTTAGACGGTTTAGACTTTTATGTCAAAAAACAAGCTCTGCAATTGTTATTATCAGAAGTTGCAGATCATCAAAAAACGTTATTAATTAGTTCGCATAATTTAGAAGAATTAGAATATATAATCGATCGGGCGTTAATTATTAAAGCGGGTCGTTTAGTGAAAGATTACCATCTTGATGAAGTAAAAGAAGCGGTGAAGAAAGTTCAGATGATTTTTCCGAATAACGAATTACCTAGTTTTGTGACCGAACACGCGATGATTATTGAGCGTAGAGGGAAAGTGAGTGTCGGTATTTTTGCTGAATTAACGGATGAGATTTTAAAAGAGATTTCTAAATATCAACCTATTTTATTCGAAGAGTTACCGATTAGTCTAGAAGATGTGGTCGCTTCTCAAGTTTTAGATGAAGCAGAATTAAATAAGTCACAGCAGGGAGGAACGTCAAATGAATAA
- a CDS encoding ABC transporter permease, which translates to MGYLQRAWASVTRKKGKSFILFAVIFILGNVIAGAIAIQQATSNVEKNIKKSLSASATLTVDYEKLEKASEDFDYESLKSQDLKVINQIGELPQVDYMDYTLQDYQQVKKIKTISSENMGGMDGLNYKGGNQPGISDIKKGLVELKDGRVFDENEIENGKQVGLISKELAKANNLKVGDKFVIEQLQDFSWLDDVTSSDSEDMEEDGTGMPTITNENSVNVNFLIEIIGLFDLVDKSKDKPRTQNQEDQFASEMQKTELQNTVYLPNNTMKKNTRQIAEAVKKQNPSFFENMYGDSSFDEIEKEYSFGQPFYMLKSPEEAESFREDAQALLTKYDKVVLSTDQYDDVAGPLNQMSKLSTIVLWVAIGASIVIVSLVVLLFLRDRKHELGVYLSMGEKRGKVIGQIVVEVLTIAIIALSASVVTGNFVASSVSDSMIAANVKKENEKAQDGFTMDYEYQALGATAISQEEVLDAYQVKLTPKFVGLFYGVGLVTILLSVLVPLLYIVRLNPKKILM; encoded by the coding sequence ATGGGGTATTTACAAAGAGCTTGGGCAAGTGTAACAAGAAAAAAAGGCAAATCATTCATCTTGTTTGCGGTCATTTTTATTTTAGGAAATGTGATTGCGGGAGCAATTGCTATTCAACAAGCTACGAGTAATGTTGAAAAAAACATCAAAAAATCTTTGAGTGCTAGCGCAACACTCACAGTTGATTATGAAAAATTAGAAAAGGCTAGTGAAGATTTTGATTACGAGAGTTTAAAATCTCAAGACTTGAAGGTGATTAATCAAATTGGTGAATTACCACAAGTTGACTATATGGATTATACGCTTCAAGATTACCAACAAGTGAAAAAAATCAAAACAATCAGCTCGGAAAATATGGGTGGAATGGATGGTTTAAACTATAAAGGTGGGAATCAACCAGGAATTAGTGATATTAAAAAAGGTTTAGTAGAGCTAAAGGATGGCCGTGTTTTTGATGAGAACGAAATTGAAAACGGTAAACAAGTCGGATTGATTTCAAAAGAACTAGCGAAAGCCAATAATTTAAAAGTAGGAGATAAATTTGTCATTGAACAATTACAAGATTTTTCATGGCTTGATGATGTCACGTCTTCAGATTCAGAAGATATGGAAGAAGATGGAACGGGTATGCCAACGATAACTAATGAAAACAGCGTTAATGTTAATTTTTTGATTGAAATTATTGGTTTATTTGATTTAGTTGATAAATCCAAAGATAAACCCAGAACGCAAAATCAAGAGGATCAATTTGCCTCTGAAATGCAGAAAACAGAACTTCAAAACACTGTTTATTTACCAAATAATACGATGAAGAAAAATACGCGCCAAATTGCTGAAGCTGTGAAAAAACAAAATCCTAGTTTTTTCGAAAATATGTATGGTGATAGTTCATTCGATGAGATTGAAAAAGAATATTCATTTGGGCAACCTTTTTACATGTTGAAATCACCTGAAGAGGCTGAAAGTTTCAGAGAAGACGCGCAAGCGCTTTTAACAAAATATGATAAGGTAGTCTTGTCGACAGATCAATATGATGATGTTGCAGGTCCATTGAATCAGATGTCTAAATTATCAACCATTGTGTTATGGGTAGCTATCGGTGCTTCTATTGTGATAGTTAGTTTAGTGGTGCTATTGTTCTTACGCGATCGCAAACATGAATTGGGTGTTTATTTATCAATGGGTGAAAAGCGTGGAAAAGTGATTGGTCAAATAGTTGTTGAGGTTTTAACGATCGCGATTATAGCCTTAAGTGCTTCAGTAGTAACAGGGAACTTTGTTGCGAGTTCAGTTTCGGATTCAATGATTGCAGCAAATGTGAAAAAAGAAAATGAAAAAGCGCAAGATGGCTTTACGATGGACTATGAATATCAAGCGTTAGGTGCAACGGCGATTAGCCAAGAGGAAGTGTTAGACGCTTATCAAGTGAAGTTAACACCTAAATTTGTTGGCTTATTTTATGGCGTTGGTTTAGTGACGATTCTATTGTCTGTCTTGGTCCCACTACTGTATATTGTACGCTTAAATCCGAAGAAAATTTTAATGTAG